The Sporosarcina ureae genome includes a region encoding these proteins:
- a CDS encoding DUF2929 family protein: MHYIMTFVWSFLLVAMLNYVAGSIGGNAFDFMAGVTVSIVLAILVLIITTIIPDESPADV; this comes from the coding sequence ATGCACTATATTATGACATTTGTTTGGTCGTTCCTCTTAGTAGCTATGTTAAACTATGTTGCCGGCTCCATTGGGGGCAATGCATTTGACTTCATGGCGGGCGTTACCGTCTCAATCGTTTTGGCTATCCTTGTATTGATTATTACTACAATCATTCCAGACGAATCACCAGCAGACGTTTGA